In a genomic window of Streptomyces roseoviridis:
- a CDS encoding cell division protein SepF, translating to MGSVRKASAWLGLVEDNDERYYDDEYADGAESGDAWVTDPRVRVASDTAQEHGRRIATVSPDGFRDARGIGELFRDGVPVIVNLTAMEPNDAKRVVDFAAGLAFGLRGSIERVATRVFLLTPADTEIVSGESAGRSQDGFFNQS from the coding sequence ATGGGATCGGTGCGCAAGGCCAGTGCCTGGCTGGGACTCGTCGAGGACAACGACGAGCGTTACTACGACGACGAGTACGCCGACGGTGCCGAGAGCGGCGACGCCTGGGTGACGGACCCGCGAGTGCGGGTGGCGTCCGACACGGCGCAGGAGCACGGCCGTCGGATCGCCACCGTCTCCCCGGACGGTTTCCGGGACGCCCGGGGCATCGGCGAGCTGTTCCGGGACGGCGTCCCGGTGATCGTGAACCTCACGGCGATGGAGCCGAACGACGCCAAGCGCGTGGTCGACTTCGCCGCCGGTCTGGCCTTCGGCCTGCGCGGCTCGATCGAGCGGGTGGCGACGCGGGTCTTCCTCCTGACGCCGGCCGACACGGAGATCGTCAGCGGCGAGTCCGCGGGACGCTCGCAGGACGGCTTCTTCAACCAGAGCTGA
- a CDS encoding DUF5685 family protein, with the protein MFGIVRPCTHRLTEGLKTEWMAHLCGLCLALRADHGQLARVVTNYDGLIVSVLTEAQTGLTPAGRRTAGPCPLRAMRTAPVARGEGARLAAAVSLVLASAKIRDHVADRDGLLARRPVAAAARRVARSWDRAGARTGRSLGFDTAVLVDAVDRQTGIESLAGPGTPLLVVTEPTETATAAAFAHTAVLAGRPGNAAPLAEAGRLFGRLAHLLDAVEDQAADAETGSWNPLTATGTSRQEARRLADDALHGIRLALKDVDFADGRLAHLLLAHELRTSVDRAFGTTTCAHGTPGPGQGPVPGNPYGAGAPGPYGGGGNPYGGGAPYGPHGGGPYGGGAGGHGGGGAGGPGGPGGPPPQFGAGGPQRPRPRGFLAGCAMFTWLFCTCQICCAKEYEGPWSRKKREGCCRGCDGNCDCPCDSCCCPCDG; encoded by the coding sequence TTGTTCGGAATCGTCCGGCCGTGCACGCACCGGCTCACCGAAGGTCTCAAGACCGAGTGGATGGCCCATCTCTGCGGCCTCTGCCTGGCACTTCGCGCCGACCACGGCCAGCTGGCCAGGGTGGTCACCAACTACGACGGCCTGATCGTCTCGGTCCTGACGGAGGCTCAGACGGGCCTGACCCCGGCCGGGCGCCGCACCGCGGGGCCCTGTCCGCTCCGCGCCATGCGGACCGCGCCCGTCGCCCGCGGCGAGGGCGCCCGGCTCGCCGCCGCCGTGTCCCTGGTCCTCGCCTCCGCGAAGATCCGCGACCACGTCGCCGACCGCGACGGCCTGCTGGCCCGGCGCCCGGTCGCCGCCGCGGCCCGCCGGGTCGCCCGCTCCTGGGACCGGGCGGGCGCGCGCACCGGGCGGTCGCTCGGCTTCGACACCGCGGTGCTCGTCGACGCGGTCGACCGGCAGACCGGCATCGAGTCCCTGGCCGGGCCCGGCACCCCCCTGCTCGTGGTCACCGAACCGACGGAGACGGCGACCGCGGCCGCCTTCGCCCACACCGCGGTCCTCGCCGGCCGTCCCGGCAACGCCGCGCCCCTGGCCGAGGCGGGCCGGCTCTTCGGCCGCCTCGCCCACCTCCTGGACGCCGTCGAGGACCAGGCCGCCGACGCGGAGACCGGCTCCTGGAACCCGCTCACCGCGACCGGCACCTCCCGTCAGGAGGCCCGCCGGCTCGCCGACGACGCGCTGCACGGGATCCGTCTGGCCCTGAAGGACGTCGACTTCGCCGACGGCCGCCTCGCCCACCTGCTCCTCGCGCACGAGCTGCGCACCTCGGTCGACCGCGCCTTCGGCACGACGACCTGCGCCCACGGGACCCCGGGACCGGGCCAGGGGCCGGTGCCGGGCAACCCCTACGGGGCCGGGGCGCCCGGCCCGTACGGCGGTGGCGGCAACCCGTACGGCGGTGGCGCGCCGTACGGTCCGCACGGCGGCGGCCCCTACGGCGGAGGGGCGGGCGGTCACGGCGGCGGAGGCGCGGGGGGACCCGGCGGGCCCGGCGGACCGCCGCCGCAGTTCGGCGCCGGCGGTCCGCAGCGGCCCCGGCCGCGCGGCTTCCTCGCGGGATGCGCCATGTTCACCTGGCTGTTCTGCACCTGCCAGATCTGCTGCGCGAAGGAGTACGAGGGCCCCTGGTCCCGGAAGAAGCGCGAGGGCTGCTGCCGGGGCTGCGACGGCAACTGCGACTGCCCCTGCGACAGCTGCTGCTGCCCCTGCGACGGCTGA
- a CDS encoding ABC transporter substrate-binding protein, which produces MNSSPPTPPASGAPRTLTAAAFALITAAALTLTACTGGEPVTAPAGTAGTAGARQGALPTEDVVSGVRRNEAAAKLLPAEVRQRGTLTLAASVGSPPSSAYLPDGRTVVGLDADFADAVAKALGLELTREVAGFEAILPALGSGKYDVGTGNFGVTEERRKTIDFVTYVNDGQGFAARSDSTLPAVTDLTLLCGLKVATGAGTTFERTLEENRHRCARTGRKPYEVNVFNEPAAVWMSLRQGRSDVVMSTINGIRHAVGRQPGTKFLNEYRRLDVGFAFTKGTPLAPAFQAAVNGLKADGTYDRILRKWGVTGSAIPRSRISPPEIPAPAG; this is translated from the coding sequence ATGAACAGCAGTCCGCCCACCCCGCCCGCCTCGGGCGCCCCACGCACCCTCACCGCCGCGGCCTTCGCGCTGATCACCGCCGCCGCGCTCACCCTGACCGCCTGCACGGGCGGCGAACCCGTGACGGCCCCCGCGGGCACGGCGGGCACGGCGGGCGCACGACAGGGTGCGCTCCCGACCGAGGACGTCGTGTCGGGGGTGCGGAGGAACGAGGCCGCGGCGAAGCTGCTGCCCGCCGAGGTGCGGCAGCGGGGCACCCTGACCCTCGCCGCCTCGGTCGGCAGTCCGCCCAGCTCGGCCTATCTCCCCGACGGCCGCACCGTCGTCGGCCTCGACGCCGACTTCGCCGACGCGGTGGCGAAGGCGCTCGGCCTGGAGCTGACGCGCGAGGTGGCCGGGTTCGAAGCGATCCTGCCCGCGCTGGGCAGCGGCAAGTACGACGTCGGCACGGGGAACTTCGGGGTGACGGAGGAGCGCCGGAAGACCATCGACTTCGTCACCTACGTCAACGACGGCCAGGGCTTCGCCGCCCGCTCCGACAGCACGCTGCCGGCCGTCACCGACCTCACCCTCCTGTGCGGCCTCAAGGTGGCCACGGGTGCGGGCACCACCTTCGAGCGGACCCTGGAGGAGAACAGGCACCGGTGCGCCCGGACCGGCCGGAAGCCGTACGAGGTGAACGTCTTCAACGAGCCGGCGGCGGTGTGGATGTCGCTCCGGCAGGGCCGCAGCGACGTGGTGATGAGCACCATCAACGGCATCCGCCACGCGGTGGGCCGACAGCCCGGCACGAAGTTCCTGAACGAGTACCGCCGCCTCGACGTCGGCTTCGCCTTCACCAAGGGCACCCCGCTGGCGCCCGCCTTCCAGGCCGCGGTGAACGGCCTGAAGGCGGACGGGACGTACGACCGGATTCTGCGGAAGTGGGGCGTGACGGGCTCGGCGATCCCCCGGTCACGGATCTCCCCGCCGGAGATCCCGGCGCCGGCGGGGTGA
- a CDS encoding amino acid ABC transporter permease has protein sequence MSAIIAKAPAPTPAPPTEPAELRIVPARRTGQWTAAGAVLVLAVLGAYSVVTNRAFQWDVVGDHFTSAAVLRGLGLTLWLTAVVMVLGFAIGTLLAVLRLSANPVLRAVSWAYVWFFRSTPILVQLLFWFNIGALYPTVLGVETVDLLGPVSVAVIGLTLHEGAYAAEVVRGGILSVDRGQIEAAQSLGLGRRRRLTRIVLPQAMRSIVPPAGNMLIGTLKGTSIVSVIAVQDLLYSVQLVYHRTYEVVPLLLVATVWYVLVTSVLSVGQHYVERHYARGTAGAGAR, from the coding sequence ATGTCCGCGATCATCGCCAAAGCCCCCGCGCCCACCCCCGCCCCGCCCACCGAACCGGCGGAGCTGCGCATCGTCCCCGCCCGCCGCACCGGCCAGTGGACCGCCGCCGGTGCCGTCCTCGTCCTGGCCGTCCTCGGGGCGTACTCCGTCGTCACCAACCGGGCCTTCCAATGGGACGTGGTCGGCGACCACTTCACCTCCGCCGCCGTCCTTCGCGGCCTGGGCCTGACCCTGTGGCTGACCGCCGTCGTGATGGTCCTCGGCTTCGCCATCGGGACCCTGCTCGCCGTCCTCAGGCTCTCCGCCAACCCGGTGCTGCGGGCGGTCAGCTGGGCGTACGTGTGGTTCTTCCGCTCCACCCCGATCCTGGTGCAGCTGCTGTTCTGGTTCAACATCGGCGCCCTGTACCCGACCGTCCTCGGCGTCGAGACGGTCGACCTCCTCGGCCCCGTCTCCGTCGCCGTCATCGGCCTCACCCTCCACGAGGGCGCCTACGCCGCCGAGGTCGTGCGCGGCGGCATCCTCTCGGTCGACCGCGGCCAGATCGAGGCCGCCCAGTCCCTCGGGCTCGGCCGCCGGCGCCGGCTGACCCGGATCGTGCTGCCGCAGGCCATGCGCTCCATCGTGCCGCCCGCCGGCAACATGCTGATCGGCACCCTCAAGGGCACCTCGATCGTCTCCGTCATCGCCGTGCAGGACCTGCTCTACTCGGTGCAGCTCGTCTACCACCGCACCTACGAGGTCGTCCCGCTGCTCCTGGTCGCCACCGTCTGGTACGTCCTGGTCACCTCGGTCCTCAGCGTCGGACAGCACTACGTCGAGCGGCACTACGCGCGCGGCACGGCCGGGGCCGGCGCCCGATGA